From one Rhodovulum sp. ES.010 genomic stretch:
- a CDS encoding FadR/GntR family transcriptional regulator translates to MPFQKVQPERLATAVVRQIELLILRGILRPGERLPAERELADKLGVSRPSLREAVAELQERGLLVSRPGAGIYVAEVLGAAFSDALIRLFATHDEALFDYIAFRRDLEGLAAERAARLGSDTDLQVVDAIFAKMAAANGKRNPADEARLDAEFHLAIIEASHNVVMLHMMRAMFDLLREGVFYNRQIMFRQRTTRAMLLDQHRAINDALQARDGPGARAAVERHLTYVEGALSDHLRSEKNESIALLRLQHELGKD, encoded by the coding sequence ATGCCCTTTCAGAAAGTCCAGCCGGAACGCCTTGCCACGGCCGTGGTGCGCCAGATCGAACTCTTGATCCTGCGCGGCATCCTGCGGCCCGGTGAACGCCTGCCCGCGGAGCGCGAACTGGCCGACAAGCTGGGCGTGTCGCGCCCCTCGCTGCGCGAGGCCGTCGCCGAGTTGCAGGAGCGCGGGCTGCTGGTCAGCCGCCCCGGTGCCGGCATCTACGTGGCCGAGGTGCTGGGCGCGGCGTTCTCGGACGCGCTGATCCGGCTCTTCGCCACCCATGACGAGGCGCTTTTCGACTACATCGCCTTCCGCCGCGACCTGGAAGGGCTGGCGGCCGAACGCGCGGCGCGGCTGGGCTCGGACACCGACCTGCAGGTGGTAGACGCGATCTTCGCCAAGATGGCGGCGGCGAACGGCAAGCGGAACCCGGCGGACGAGGCGCGGCTGGACGCGGAATTCCATCTCGCGATCATCGAGGCCAGCCACAACGTGGTGATGCTGCACATGATGCGCGCGATGTTCGACCTGTTGCGCGAGGGCGTGTTCTACAACCGCCAGATCATGTTCCGCCAGCGCACGACCCGCGCGATGCTCCTGGACCAGCACCGCGCGATCAACGATGCGCTGCAGGCGCGCGACGGGCCGGGGGCGCGGGCCGCGGTCGAACGGCACCTGACCTATGTCGAGGGCGCA
- a CDS encoding OmpA family protein has translation MTRARKTLLLLAAGGLALGACTDPATQTNDPRQRTKEGAALGAGLGALAGMMIGKDGDDDARDALVGAAVGAAAGAAIGNQLDKQAAELERDFSSDEIRVVNTGSELVVTMPQGILFATDSAAVRPDLQADLRVLARSLNDYPNTTVDVIGHTDNTGPASYNQDLSSRRAGSVAAVLTGAGVTPSRIRAYGRGEDQPVASNLTPEGRAQNRRVEIVIRPTA, from the coding sequence ATGACCCGAGCACGCAAGACCCTTCTACTTCTCGCCGCGGGCGGTTTGGCGCTGGGCGCCTGTACCGACCCGGCGACCCAAACCAACGATCCGCGCCAGCGCACCAAGGAAGGGGCCGCGCTCGGCGCCGGCCTCGGGGCGCTTGCCGGGATGATGATCGGCAAGGACGGCGACGACGACGCCCGCGACGCCCTCGTGGGGGCGGCCGTGGGCGCGGCCGCCGGCGCCGCGATCGGCAACCAGCTCGACAAGCAGGCCGCCGAACTCGAGCGCGATTTCAGCAGCGACGAAATCCGTGTGGTCAACACCGGCTCGGAACTGGTGGTCACGATGCCCCAGGGCATCCTCTTCGCCACCGACAGCGCCGCGGTGCGCCCCGACCTGCAGGCCGATCTGCGGGTGCTGGCGCGCAGCCTGAACGACTACCCGAACACCACGGTGGACGTGATCGGCCATACCGACAACACCGGCCCGGCCAGTTACAACCAGGACCTGTCCTCGCGCCGTGCCGGATCGGTCGCCGCGGTGCTGACCGGGGCCGGCGTCACGCCGTCGCGCATCCGCGCCTATGGCCGCGGCGAGGATCAGCCGGTGGCTTCGAACCTGACGCCCGAGGGCCGGGCGCAGAACCGCCGGGTCGAGATCGTCATCCGGCCCACGGCCTGA
- a CDS encoding bifunctional helix-turn-helix domain-containing protein/methylated-DNA--[protein]-cysteine S-methyltransferase, translating to MPSDAETGYHYGVIRRAIERIDAAGGRALPLDRLAAEMNMSPAHFQRVFSRWVGVSPKRYQQYLTLGHARALMRERFTTLEAAGALGLSGSGRLHDLFLTWEAMSPGDYARRGAGLTIRYGFFPSPFGDALAMATDKGLCGLAFTEETGRAAALDDMAARWPAAEFAEDAVRVAPLVEAPFSGTGEARLHLIGAPFQIKVWEALLSIPSGQVTTYSEIARTIGHPTAVRAVGTAVGRNPVSFVIPCHRALRKSGALGGYHWGLPVKRAMLAWEGARADAEAG from the coding sequence ATGCCGAGCGATGCGGAAACGGGCTATCATTACGGGGTGATCCGCCGCGCCATCGAGCGGATCGATGCCGCCGGCGGCCGGGCGCTGCCGCTGGACCGGCTGGCCGCCGAGATGAACATGAGCCCCGCGCATTTCCAGCGGGTGTTCTCCCGCTGGGTCGGGGTCTCGCCCAAACGGTATCAGCAATACCTGACGCTGGGTCATGCGCGCGCCCTGATGCGTGAACGCTTCACCACGCTCGAGGCGGCCGGGGCGCTGGGCCTGTCGGGGTCGGGGCGGCTGCACGACCTGTTCCTGACATGGGAGGCGATGAGCCCCGGGGACTACGCGCGCCGGGGCGCCGGCCTGACGATCCGCTACGGCTTTTTCCCAAGCCCGTTCGGCGACGCGCTGGCGATGGCGACCGACAAGGGGCTCTGCGGACTCGCCTTCACCGAGGAGACGGGCCGCGCGGCGGCGCTGGACGACATGGCCGCGCGCTGGCCCGCGGCGGAGTTCGCCGAGGATGCGGTGCGCGTCGCGCCGCTTGTCGAGGCGCCCTTCTCGGGCACGGGCGAGGCGCGGTTGCACCTGATCGGCGCACCGTTCCAGATCAAGGTATGGGAGGCGCTGCTGTCGATCCCGTCGGGCCAGGTCACCACCTATTCCGAAATCGCCCGCACCATCGGCCATCCGACCGCGGTGCGCGCGGTCGGCACGGCGGTCGGCCGCAACCCGGTCAGCTTCGTGATCCCCTGTCACCGCGCCCTGCGCAAATCCGGCGCGCTGGGCGGCTATCACTGGGGTCTGCCGGTCAAGCGCGCGATGCTTGCCTGGGAGGGCGCGCGGGCCGACGCGGAGGCGGGCTGA
- the nth gene encoding endonuclease III, whose translation MAKPLDYRTIHEMFTRFHAAEPEPRGELEHVNAYTLLVAVALSAQATDAGVNRATRPLFAKVDTPEKMLALGEEGLTEHIKTIGLYRNKAKNVMKLSRILVEEYGGAVPSSRAALQSLPGVGRKTANVVLNMWWGLPAQAVDTHIFRVGNRTRIAPGKTPEAVERAIEDNVPAEFQRHAHHWLILHGRYVCKARKPMCPNCLIRDLCPYEDKTE comes from the coding sequence ATGGCCAAGCCCTTGGACTATCGGACCATCCACGAGATGTTCACCCGCTTTCACGCGGCCGAGCCCGAGCCCAGGGGCGAGCTGGAGCATGTCAACGCCTATACCCTGCTGGTGGCCGTTGCGCTGAGCGCGCAGGCGACGGATGCGGGGGTCAACAGGGCGACGCGGCCCCTGTTCGCCAAGGTCGACACGCCCGAGAAGATGCTGGCGCTCGGCGAGGAGGGGCTGACCGAGCATATCAAGACCATCGGGCTTTATCGCAACAAGGCGAAGAACGTGATGAAGCTGTCGCGCATCCTCGTCGAGGAGTATGGCGGCGCGGTGCCGTCCTCGCGCGCGGCGCTGCAATCGCTGCCGGGCGTGGGGCGCAAGACGGCGAACGTGGTGCTGAACATGTGGTGGGGCCTGCCCGCCCAGGCGGTCGACACGCATATCTTCCGTGTCGGCAACCGCACCCGCATCGCGCCCGGCAAGACGCCCGAGGCGGTGGAGCGCGCCATCGAGGACAACGTGCCCGCCGAGTTCCAGCGCCACGCCCATCACTGGCTGATCCTGCACGGCCGCTATGTCTGCAAGGCGCGAAAGCCGATGTGCCCCAATTGCCTGATCCGCGATCTCTGCCCATACGAGGACAAGACCGAATGA
- a CDS encoding adenosine kinase: MTKPYDVVGIGNAMVDVLAHADESFLDTHGVQKGIMQLIDMERAVQLYGQIGPAQEISGGSAANTIAGIAHLGGRTAYVGKVKDDQLGGIFAHDLRAQGADYDTAPAPTDTEGETGRCIVLVTPDGERSMNTYLGVTEHLTPADIDERQVAGAEWIYLEGYRFDGADSHEAFAKAIGAAKSAGGRVSLTLSDPFCVERHRDAFRRMIREDVDLLFANRAEILSMYETEDFHEALSRAAAEVDIVACTESEHGAHVLSEGRHWHVPAIPTKVVDATGAGDLFAGAFLWGLTAGHDLETCGRMGCVAASEVISHIGARAEADLGALFREHGLT; the protein is encoded by the coding sequence ATGACCAAACCCTACGACGTCGTCGGCATCGGTAACGCGATGGTCGACGTTCTGGCCCATGCCGACGAGAGTTTCCTGGACACCCACGGGGTGCAGAAGGGCATCATGCAGCTCATCGACATGGAACGCGCGGTGCAGCTTTACGGACAGATCGGCCCGGCGCAGGAGATCTCGGGCGGGTCCGCCGCGAACACCATCGCCGGCATCGCGCATCTGGGCGGGCGCACCGCCTATGTCGGCAAGGTCAAGGACGACCAGCTGGGCGGGATCTTCGCCCACGACCTGCGCGCGCAGGGCGCCGATTACGACACCGCGCCGGCCCCGACGGACACCGAGGGGGAGACCGGGCGCTGCATCGTGCTGGTCACGCCCGACGGCGAGCGGTCGATGAACACCTATCTCGGCGTGACCGAGCACCTGACGCCCGCCGATATCGACGAACGCCAGGTGGCCGGCGCGGAGTGGATCTACCTGGAGGGCTATCGCTTCGACGGGGCGGACAGCCACGAGGCCTTTGCAAAGGCGATCGGGGCGGCGAAATCGGCGGGCGGCCGGGTGTCGCTGACGCTGTCGGACCCGTTCTGCGTGGAACGCCACCGCGACGCCTTCCGCCGGATGATCCGCGAGGACGTCGATCTGCTGTTCGCCAACCGCGCCGAGATCCTGTCGATGTACGAGACGGAGGATTTCCACGAGGCGCTGAGCCGGGCGGCGGCCGAGGTCGACATCGTCGCCTGCACCGAGAGCGAGCATGGCGCGCATGTGCTGTCCGAAGGGCGGCACTGGCACGTGCCGGCGATCCCGACGAAGGTGGTGGACGCGACCGGCGCGGGCGATCTTTTCGCGGGCGCGTTCCTGTGGGGGCTGACCGCGGGGCACGATCTGGAGACCTGCGGCCGGATGGGCTGCGTCGCGGCGAGCGAGGTGATCTCCCATATCGGCGCGCGGGCCGAGGCCGACCTGGGCGCGCTGTTCCGCGAGCACGGGCTGACCTGA
- a CDS encoding sulfotransferase family protein: MGFPGTWMTTSESLVYRVVPKCACSTIGQIMYFSDHGEFFDGDIHDATTGLHKWAQEDSHAPIERVVRGHGAYAFTCVRNPYSRILSSFFDKICGIQRNGNRYRGKLVPMLIQKYGIEVGGPDGRDDFDQIASFRRFLLFARDTIRWRRPMDPDIHWSAMSGHISTFIAGGGRYDRIFFTEAFDDGMRAVLDAVEIPHPVDLAAIPRFNESEGHGPKRAHPVEAYFDDLSMHLVYEIYKRDFELFRYDFENPANRRPKGEVDLDEVHAKLGD, translated from the coding sequence ATGGGCTTCCCCGGAACCTGGATGACGACGAGCGAGAGCCTGGTCTATCGCGTCGTCCCGAAATGCGCCTGCTCGACCATCGGCCAGATCATGTATTTCTCCGATCACGGGGAATTCTTCGACGGCGACATCCACGATGCGACGACCGGCCTTCACAAATGGGCGCAGGAGGACAGCCACGCCCCCATCGAACGCGTGGTCCGCGGTCACGGCGCTTATGCCTTCACCTGCGTCCGCAACCCCTATTCCCGGATCCTGTCCTCGTTCTTCGACAAGATCTGCGGGATCCAGCGCAACGGCAACCGCTACCGCGGCAAGCTGGTGCCGATGCTGATCCAGAAATACGGGATCGAGGTCGGGGGCCCGGACGGCAGGGACGACTTCGACCAGATCGCCAGCTTTCGCCGGTTCCTGCTGTTCGCCCGCGACACGATTCGCTGGCGCCGCCCGATGGACCCCGACATCCACTGGTCGGCGATGTCGGGGCACATCTCCACCTTCATCGCGGGCGGTGGCCGCTACGACCGTATCTTCTTCACCGAGGCGTTCGACGACGGCATGCGGGCGGTGCTCGACGCGGTCGAGATCCCGCACCCGGTCGACCTCGCGGCGATTCCCCGCTTCAACGAATCCGAAGGCCACGGCCCGAAACGCGCCCACCCGGTCGAGGCCTATTTCGACGACCTCTCGATGCATCTCGTCTACGAGATCTACAAGCGCGACTTCGAACTATTCCGCTACGATTTCGAGAACCCGGCCAACCGCCGGCCCAAGGGCGAGGTCGACCTCGACGAGGTCCACGCCAAGCTCGGCGACTGA
- a CDS encoding DUF5928 domain-containing protein translates to MAKIAYILLCHKAPEEVIRQAAQLTAAGDLVAIHFDARAPRAAYDRVRAALAGNPSVAFAQRRVRCGWGEWSLVAATLAALRAAEAAFPDATHFYMLSGDCRAIKSAEYVHAFLDAEDADYIESFDFFASDWIKTGLKAERLTYRHLFNERRRKRLFYGALALQRRLGLDRAIPADLQVMIGSQWWCLRRRTVEAVLDFIRARPDVVRFFRTTWIPDETFFQTLVRHLVPEDEITNRTPTFLMFSDYGMPVTFYNDHYDLLLGQDFLFARKISSEAHELKRRLGALYTASGVDFQISDEGRNLYSYLTGRGRVGRRFAPRIWEADSTLGPGRELMIVTCKKWHVGKRLLERIRQRTNLPALDYLFNEEDTALPDLGGIQTTLEKRMRHRRALLRMLFDHFGTDRMILCIDPGSFELMQDFHADPARTRLLDVQCRFSDDYLAGHARRVGLAGAHTPPGVLARVLPTIRHDIAFESDRIRDARFGDVYRIEEGRSPEDNAQPLSEFLSIPYDQAREIAATEFLFAD, encoded by the coding sequence ATGGCCAAGATCGCTTACATCCTGTTGTGCCACAAGGCGCCCGAGGAGGTCATCCGCCAGGCCGCGCAACTGACCGCGGCCGGCGATCTGGTCGCGATCCATTTCGACGCGCGTGCGCCGCGGGCGGCGTATGACCGCGTCCGCGCGGCGCTCGCCGGGAACCCGTCCGTCGCCTTTGCGCAGCGGCGGGTGAGATGCGGCTGGGGCGAGTGGTCGCTGGTCGCCGCCACGCTGGCGGCGCTGCGGGCGGCCGAGGCGGCGTTCCCGGACGCGACGCATTTCTACATGCTCTCGGGCGATTGCCGGGCGATCAAGTCGGCCGAATACGTCCATGCCTTCCTCGATGCGGAGGACGCCGACTACATCGAGAGCTTCGACTTCTTCGCGTCCGACTGGATCAAGACCGGGCTCAAGGCCGAGCGGCTGACCTATCGCCACCTCTTCAACGAGCGCCGGCGCAAGCGGCTGTTCTATGGCGCGCTCGCGCTGCAGCGGCGGCTGGGGCTGGACCGCGCGATCCCCGCCGATCTGCAGGTGATGATCGGCAGCCAGTGGTGGTGCCTGAGGCGCCGCACCGTCGAGGCGGTGCTGGACTTCATCCGCGCGCGGCCCGACGTGGTGCGGTTCTTTCGCACGACATGGATTCCCGACGAGACCTTCTTCCAGACCCTCGTCCGGCACCTGGTGCCCGAGGACGAGATCACGAACCGCACGCCGACATTCCTGATGTTCTCGGATTACGGAATGCCGGTCACCTTCTACAACGACCACTACGATCTGCTCCTGGGGCAGGACTTTCTGTTCGCGCGCAAGATCTCGTCCGAGGCGCACGAGTTGAAACGCCGGCTCGGCGCGCTCTACACCGCGAGCGGGGTCGACTTCCAAATCTCGGACGAGGGACGCAATCTCTACAGCTACCTCACCGGCCGCGGCCGCGTCGGGCGCCGCTTCGCGCCCCGCATCTGGGAGGCGGACTCGACGCTCGGCCCGGGGCGCGAGTTGATGATCGTGACCTGCAAGAAATGGCATGTCGGCAAGCGGCTGCTGGAACGCATCCGGCAGCGGACGAACCTGCCCGCGCTGGATTACCTCTTCAACGAGGAGGACACCGCGCTGCCCGATCTCGGCGGTATCCAGACGACGCTGGAGAAGCGGATGCGCCACCGGCGCGCGCTCTTGCGGATGCTGTTCGACCATTTCGGCACCGACCGGATGATCCTGTGCATCGACCCCGGCAGTTTCGAGTTGATGCAGGACTTCCACGCGGACCCCGCCCGCACGAGACTGCTGGACGTGCAGTGCCGGTTCAGCGACGACTACCTCGCCGGCCATGCCCGGCGCGTGGGGCTGGCGGGGGCACACACCCCGCCCGGCGTGCTGGCGCGCGTCCTGCCCACGATCCGCCATGACATCGCCTTCGAGAGCGACCGGATCCGCGACGCGCGGTTCGGCGATGTCTACCGCATCGAGGAAGGTCGAAGCCCGGAAGACAACGCGCAGCCCCTGTCGGAGTTCCTCTCGATCCCCTACGATCAGGCCCGCGAGATCGCCGCAACCGAATTCCTGTTCGCCGATTGA
- a CDS encoding HIT domain-containing protein, producing the protein MAYEYDDQNIFAKILRGEIPNDTVLETEHTLAFNDIAPQAPVHVLVIPKGPYVCHDHFALSASEAQIADFTQAIGQVCRLKGVQPGEGGNGFRLISNAGADGVQEVPHMHVHILGGRDLGRMLAQE; encoded by the coding sequence ATGGCCTACGAGTATGACGACCAGAACATCTTCGCGAAGATCCTGCGGGGCGAGATCCCGAACGACACCGTTCTGGAGACCGAGCACACGCTGGCCTTCAACGACATTGCGCCGCAGGCGCCGGTGCACGTGCTGGTCATCCCCAAGGGGCCCTATGTCTGCCACGACCACTTCGCGCTTTCGGCGTCGGAGGCCCAAATCGCCGATTTCACGCAGGCCATCGGCCAGGTCTGCCGCCTGAAGGGCGTGCAGCCGGGCGAGGGCGGGAATGGATTCCGCCTGATCTCGAACGCGGGCGCGGACGGCGTGCAGGAGGTGCCGCACATGCATGTCCATATCCTGGGGGGGCGCGACCTCGGGCGGATGCTGGCGCAGGAATAG
- a CDS encoding GNAT family N-acetyltransferase, which produces MVSGGITIRPATGGDLSQIAEIHAASWQRTYRGEFSDARLTGDIQDGLARTWRKYTAREGDLVLVAAAGQGAGRVLGFCAVWCRPDAYLDNLHVLPGQTGQGIGRRLVGHAARELAARGHRGLTLAVFAGNAAARRFYAGLGGTEIGRFEQVVFDQRVPSIRIAWDDLAALARTAGTAGHRG; this is translated from the coding sequence TTGGTCAGCGGAGGCATCACCATCCGGCCGGCCACCGGCGGCGATCTTTCGCAGATCGCGGAGATTCACGCGGCAAGCTGGCAGCGGACCTATCGCGGCGAGTTCTCGGACGCACGGCTGACCGGCGACATCCAAGACGGCCTTGCGCGGACGTGGCGGAAATACACCGCGCGGGAAGGCGATCTGGTGCTCGTCGCGGCGGCGGGGCAAGGGGCCGGCCGGGTGCTGGGCTTCTGCGCGGTCTGGTGTCGGCCCGATGCCTATCTCGACAACCTGCACGTCTTGCCCGGCCAGACCGGGCAGGGCATCGGCCGCCGGCTTGTCGGGCATGCCGCGCGCGAACTGGCGGCGCGCGGGCACCGCGGTCTCACGCTTGCGGTCTTTGCAGGCAACGCCGCGGCGCGCAGGTTCTACGCCGGACTTGGCGGAACGGAGATCGGCCGTTTCGAGCAGGTGGTTTTCGACCAGCGCGTGCCGAGCATACGAATAGCCTGGGACGATCTGGCCGCGCTTGCCCGGACGGCGGGCACGGCCGGGCACCGGGGCTGA
- a CDS encoding pseudouridine synthase has protein sequence MSRVILFNKPWGVLSQFTDDGPPREDRRTLAEFIDVPRVYPAGRLDRDSEGLMVLTDDGRLQARIANPRNKVAKTYWVQVEGLPSDDALAALRAGVALKDGPTRPARVRRMEGDPPGLWPRTPPVRFRKSVPDCWIELTIAEGRNRQVRRMTAAVGHPTLRLIRARVGDWTLDGLAPGRWRAV, from the coding sequence GTGAGCCGGGTGATTCTGTTCAACAAGCCTTGGGGGGTGCTCTCGCAATTCACCGATGACGGCCCGCCGCGCGAGGATCGCCGCACGCTGGCCGAATTCATCGACGTGCCGCGCGTCTATCCCGCCGGGCGGCTCGACCGCGACAGCGAGGGGCTTATGGTGCTGACCGATGACGGCCGCCTGCAGGCCCGGATCGCCAACCCCCGCAACAAGGTGGCCAAGACCTACTGGGTGCAGGTGGAGGGGCTGCCCTCGGACGACGCGCTTGCCGCCTTGCGCGCGGGCGTGGCGCTGAAGGACGGCCCGACGCGGCCCGCGCGCGTGCGCCGGATGGAGGGCGACCCGCCCGGTCTCTGGCCGCGCACGCCGCCGGTGCGGTTCCGCAAGTCCGTGCCGGATTGCTGGATCGAACTGACCATCGCCGAAGGGCGCAACCGCCAGGTGCGCCGGATGACGGCGGCGGTGGGCCATCCGACGCTCAGGCTGATCCGCGCCCGCGTGGGCGACTGGACGCTGGACGGGCTCGCGCCCGGGCGCTGGCGCGCCGTCTGA
- a CDS encoding ABC transporter ATP-binding protein: MDGNAIEIEGLRKVYAASGNQPPKEALKDVDLEIPAGSIFGLLGPNGAGKSTLINILAGLVVKTSGKVRIWGFDQDVNPRQSRASIGVMPQELNIDPFFTPRAALEVQAGLYGVPKSQRVTDKVLRAIGLEDKAEAYARNLSGGMRRRLLLGKALVHRPQVLVLDEPTAGVDIELRQMLWNNIRRLNEEQGTTVILTTHYLEEAEQMCEEIAIINHGELIARDSTAALVGRMDAKTLVIHPEDAVPTLPEMPAGVETCHRRDGALCFTYRRSDIPTGAVIEAVRNAGIVIRDIATEEPDLEDVFVELTSSRGKGAA, translated from the coding sequence ATGGACGGAAACGCGATCGAGATCGAGGGGCTGCGCAAGGTCTATGCCGCCAGCGGCAACCAGCCGCCGAAGGAAGCGCTGAAGGATGTCGACCTCGAGATCCCCGCCGGCTCGATCTTCGGGCTCCTGGGGCCGAACGGCGCGGGAAAGTCGACCCTGATCAACATCCTCGCCGGGCTGGTGGTCAAGACCAGCGGCAAGGTCCGCATCTGGGGCTTCGACCAGGACGTGAACCCGCGCCAGTCGCGCGCCTCCATCGGCGTCATGCCGCAGGAGTTGAACATCGACCCGTTCTTCACGCCGCGCGCCGCGCTTGAGGTGCAGGCCGGGCTCTACGGCGTGCCCAAATCCCAGCGCGTGACCGACAAGGTGCTTCGGGCCATCGGGCTGGAGGACAAGGCCGAGGCCTACGCGCGCAACCTTTCGGGGGGCATGCGGCGGCGGTTGCTCCTGGGCAAGGCGCTGGTGCACCGCCCGCAGGTGCTCGTGCTCGACGAACCCACCGCGGGCGTCGATATCGAGCTGCGCCAGATGCTGTGGAACAACATCCGCCGGCTGAACGAGGAACAGGGGACGACGGTCATCCTGACCACGCATTACCTCGAAGAGGCCGAGCAGATGTGCGAGGAGATCGCGATCATCAATCACGGCGAACTCATCGCGCGGGATTCGACCGCCGCGCTGGTCGGGCGGATGGACGCCAAGACGCTGGTGATCCACCCAGAGGACGCGGTGCCGACCCTGCCCGAGATGCCCGCGGGCGTGGAGACCTGCCACCGCCGCGACGGGGCGCTTTGCTTCACCTACCGGCGCAGCGACATCCCGACCGGCGCGGTGATCGAGGCGGTGCGGAACGCCGGCATCGTGATCCGCGACATCGCCACCGAGGAGCCCGACCTGGAGGATGTCTTCGTCGAACTGACCTCGTCGCGGGGCAAGGGCGCGGCGTGA
- a CDS encoding zinc-finger domain-containing protein, giving the protein MAVEAPGQEQDTPAPETEIVSQWRVACDGSGEALGHPRVWLSISRERGFVECGYCDKKFIHESFADKLT; this is encoded by the coding sequence ATGGCGGTTGAAGCCCCCGGACAGGAACAGGACACCCCGGCCCCCGAGACCGAGATCGTCAGCCAGTGGCGCGTGGCCTGCGACGGCAGCGGCGAGGCGCTGGGCCACCCGCGCGTGTGGCTGTCGATCTCGCGCGAGCGCGGCTTCGTGGAATGCGGCTATTGCGACAAGAAGTTCATCCACGAGAGCTTCGCCGACAAGCTGACCTAG